From the Mammaliicoccus sciuri genome, the window AAGAACAAACGTTCCCTTTATTGCTGTTAATTCCACTTTATAATATAAATAAAGTAAATATAACCAATAAAGCAAGTTTGAAAGGATAATCACTTTGAATTTTACAAATTACAAATATTTTACTGGAAAAGATTTGATGAAGGAATGTAACTTGAGTGAAAAAATGTTTAAGAACAGTATGAATAAGCTCAAACGAGTTTATAAGTTAGATATCACTAGATACAAATCCAATCCATCAGCAACTAATAGCGGTTACAGTTTTAACTTATTTGAATTAGAGTTATTTAAAATTTTGCTAAACACTATTGAGGACTTTCCTGTTCCTACATCTGCTAAAAAATTTGATGACATAGATTTAAGAGAGGAGGCATTAAAGAAAAATAATAGTCAATTTATTAGCTATATTACTAATATCAGCGATTCAATTGATAATATTAAAAATGATGCATTAAAAGCGCAAATTTATGCATCTGAAAACTATTCTTTTACTTTAGAATGGCTTAGTGCTCAGTCAAAGTGTAATGATGCATTGTCTTCATTTTTTAATTATACAAATTCTCTAGATTTAGATAAGAGTTCAAAATTATATAGAAAATTAGCACATAGAATTGACGAGTTACTGATTGAAACATTAATGGAAGATAATATGACATTTGATAATGATTTTAACTTCAAGCAACTATATAAAGTTCATCAATATAATAAAGAAAACAATCCCGAAAATTTTATTATATACAACCAAGTAAAACCTGATGATTCCAAGTATTCGAATGTAAAGCATGAAGTAGCTAGATATATATCAAATGAACCAAGTATAGATAAGTATAGTGAACGTAATGATAACAAATTATTAGATTTTTTCATTATTGATATATTAAACAAACTCTACCTTTCAAGTTTAAATAAAAGAATCAATCATAAAATTGTAACTTATGATATACAAAATGATGATGAATCGAAAATCCGTGAAAAATTAAGAAAAAAAGAAATTGTAAAATACCCATTCAACGTTAATGGATACTTTCTCGGTATTGAAAATGACTTATTTTCTAACTATCAAAGAATTATTAATACTATAAATCAATATAAAAACAGTACTTTTGATTTACTAAATTTTGAATCACGTCTAGACAATATAATAAATAGCTCCAAGCCATTAATATCAAACGATAAGTTTTTCCATATTTATAAAGAATTTTATTTGTCATTATCTAAATTTTCTAACCTATTTTATACTAATCGCCAATCTTATATTGATGATGGTATGAGTCCAAATCAAGTAGAGAGCTTCTTAAATGACTTGTATCGAATTCATCTTTTATTAGATAAATATTCATTTAATGAAGATATTGAGCCACTTTCAAAAATAAACATTACCGAATTAACGAACGCTTTCCACTTATTTGAAGAAATAAAATCTACTCAAATTAAAGACGAAATCGTCAGTAAACA encodes:
- a CDS encoding DUF6038 family protein, giving the protein MSEKMFKNSMNKLKRVYKLDITRYKSNPSATNSGYSFNLFELELFKILLNTIEDFPVPTSAKKFDDIDLREEALKKNNSQFISYITNISDSIDNIKNDALKAQIYASENYSFTLEWLSAQSKCNDALSSFFNYTNSLDLDKSSKLYRKLAHRIDELLIETLMEDNMTFDNDFNFKQLYKVHQYNKENNPENFIIYNQVKPDDSKYSNVKHEVARYISNEPSIDKYSERNDNKLLDFFIIDILNKLYLSSLNKRINHKIVTYDIQNDDESKIREKLRKKEIVKYPFNVNGYFLGIENDLFSNYQRIINTINQYKNSTFDLLNFESRLDNIINSSKPLISNDKFFHIYKEFYLSLSKFSNLFYTNRQSYIDDGMSPNQVESFLNDLYRIHLLLDKYSFNEDIEPLSKINITELTNAFHLFEEIKSTQIKDEIVSKQVNDLSSWSIAKTLSETLDNLKFQ